TAGTTTACTTTCATTAACAAGCTTCCCATGCTTAAACGCTCAGCGTGACTCAAGGCAGCATCTTTTGGCTAGAATTTGAGCTGCGTCTACCTTTCCACGGGCGTCATGGACGATTCCATGACACTCCAATACTTAACGCCCTAAAAAATCCCTTTGCCCCGACATCAAATAAATTGCGTTAAATGTTTCCGCACCTTAAAAGAATTTCGTTAAAAAACTGAATGTAATGGAGAAAAAGAAGAAAAATCTGTTTGATCCCGCCTTGGCGGGAGAGTTATTTTTCTTCCCGAAATGAAATGAAGTTTTAGAAATTATTTTTAAGTGCATGCTTCTTTTGTTTCTTTTCTTACGCTAAGAAAAGAATAAATTTATTCTATCAAGCCTGCCCGTCTTCCCCGGCCACGCCAAGCGTAGCGGGACGGGCTGGCGGGAGAAAAGTACAAATAAAAGCCTTTTGCAGTGCATGTTCTTTTGTAACTTTTCTTACGCCAAGAAAAGTTAGTATTAATAATTTTAGAAATTATTTTGCAGTTCACGTTCCTTAGTTTATCCCGCCCTGTCCCAGTTCATGGGATGAAAATCGGGGCCAAGAAAAGTAAGAAATAGTACCTATCAATTTATCTACAGCCTGTCCGTCGTAATTATCGTAGTAATGTCATTTTCTTTGTTTGCGAATAAACCTGTTCTGAACCTGTCGAAGGACCGGCCTGTAGCTTGTAAAAATATATTCCGCTGGGCATATTGGCAGCGTCCAAAGTTACTTCATACATTCCCGCTTCTTTAACCTCATTAACTAATGTTGCAACGTCGCTCCCAAGTATATCATATACCTTTAGCATTATATATTGCTTACTGTCTACTGCATACTGAATACTGGTTAGTGGATTAAACGGATTTGGATAATTCTGCTTTAACTCATACTTCGCTGGTACATTATTAATTGTTACTTCCACTTCCTTGCTGTATTCAAACTTCCCATCCGTATCTATCTGTTTCAATCGATAAAAATAAGTACTGCTTAAAATATCTTTATCTGTAAAACTGTAAGTCTTGGGCGAATTACTATTACCATGCCCATTCGCGAACCCAATCTTTTCCCACGTTTCACTTTTCCCATTTGCCTTTTCCGTTTTTCTATCTCAAACCCATAATTATTAACCTCAGTTTCCGTCTGCCAGTTAAGTCTAATTTTATTATTAATAACAATCGCTGTGAATGATGTTAACTCAACCGGCAAAGCTGCCTCCGGTATATCTTTTAATCTTGGATAATTAGTTCCAATCATTTCCCAGATATTAGTAAAATCCCAACTGGCATTAGTAAATGTTGTGTTTGTTTTCATTAAAACAGTAGTTTTACCGATACCGCCTGCACTGCTAGTTCGCGAAGTCTCGGTGTCCCAGAAACCGTTACTCACAACAGGGCAAGAATA
This window of the Sphingobacteriaceae bacterium genome carries:
- a CDS encoding T9SS type A sorting domain-containing protein is translated as MKQIDTDGKFEYSKEVEVTINNVPAKYELKQNYPNPFNPLTSIQYAVDSKQYIMLKVYDILGSDVATLVNEVKEAGMYEVTLDAANMPSGIYFYKLQAGPSTGSEQVYSQTKKMTLLR